A window from Anser cygnoides isolate HZ-2024a breed goose chromosome 1, Taihu_goose_T2T_genome, whole genome shotgun sequence encodes these proteins:
- the C1H3orf52 gene encoding TPA-induced transmembrane protein: MSWLRACFIDRGSRTETEAMKRQSSDQEHEVIELQQVNGEESEVDHKKPLNSPAAAMSKERDHWKSCGKVIFWKCKLWMVLTTVFVVLFLVILISLVLYSNVYTDEDDYWDADALLHSGNYYNFSGKFKLMCGLPHLFADDITKKLTDVYSSSPALGRYFRSAQVVHYSNESSTVFYQLEFSVPPSAEGFMENLMDPDFIRNILRQNVYDEEDTFYPGTSECNTLKLDPASLTST; encoded by the exons ATGAGTTGGCTCCGTGCTTGCTTCATAGACAGAGGTTCTCGTACTGAGACTGAAGCTATGAAAAGGCAAAGCTCTGATCAGGAGCACGAAGTTATTGAATTACAACAAGTTAATGGGGAAGAAAGCGAAGTCGATCACAAGAAGCCTCTAAattctccagcagctgcaatgAGCAAG GAGAGAGATCACTGGAAATCATGTGGGAAAGTCATTTTTTGGAAGTGTAAACTATGGATGGTTTTAACTACAGTTTTTGTAGTATTGTTCCTGGTCATTCTCATCAGCCTAGTTCTATATTCTA ATGTTTACACAGATGAGGATGACTATTGGGATGCTGATGCACTACTACATAGTGGAAATTATTACAATTTTTCTGGAAAGTTCAAGTTAATGTGTGGTCTTCCACACCTTTTTGCTGATGACATTACTAAGAAG TTAACAGATGTCTACAGTTCCTCTCCAGCTCTAGGACGCTACTTTAGGTCAGCTCAAGTGGTTCATTACAG caatgAAAGCTCCACTGTATTTTACCAGCTGGAGTTCTCTGTACCGCCATCAGCAGAGGGGTTTATGGAAAATTTAATGGACCCAGATTTTATAAGAAACATTCTACGTCAGAATGTTTATGATGAAGAAGATACTTTTTATCCTGGGACATCTGAATGTAACACGTTAAAGCTTGACCCAGCTTCTCTCACATCAACAT AG
- the LOC106039343 gene encoding suppressor of tumorigenicity 14 protein-like, with protein sequence MIRAFSSRQVSVYSIPAPYHSEQTAGQDPYIPHYLSYQEGLCQKYCFFKWMRLCFWRRWFLGILSSVSLMVTVIVLFLHYSFPPASSFIYIGGSVEIPNLTYTNDLNDPKSQKFLLQAEAIQNYFAESYEYSTLGKYYLKSVVAAFSEGEYGLRAYYWNTFWAPQDIVDSLKKLTSLEQKEISSKQFPHMFSTSGEEDFDLVTMELFVSDSTEYDAMLKSAVSFDLYAKPGNNRSLTLMNPKKSFYQWRLRVPSNYVVRLVVTTLHGVAPENCASHRLSAYDFLLPLQNKIIARWCGSGAWTPPVIRLTSSSNVMLLTFSRDKREERNILKAHFQAIPKIMCGGHYISWNGTLSSPYYPSYYPPNIDCSWIIRAPLPAYKLSLKILVIQIQEKSPGSSKCDKDWLEIEGVRYCKDNSEDIRNREYGYSVAINFHSDELVTHKGFYIEYKAFSHTDRCDPEQLNCGDGKCKHQYKICEGDDSCGEDSDENNCSYKSCFPYTYKCLNGKCLLKPNPECDGKRDCADGSDEMNCACGRHLLKKNRIVGGEDARSGKWPWQASLQMGAHGHVCGASVISKRWLVSAAHCFLDSDSVRYSAPSVWRAYMGLRTINEKSNHVAMRPIKRIIVHPQYDQSISDYDIALLEMETPVFFSELVQPICLPSTSRVFLYGAVCYVTGWGAIKENSHLARTLQEARVRIINQSICTKLYDDLITSRMLCAGNLNGGIDACQGDSGGPLACTGKGNRWYLAGIVSWGEGCARRNRPGVYTKVTALYDWIRQNTN encoded by the exons ATGATACGGGCTTTTTCCTCCAGACAGGTTTCTGTGTACAGCATACCAGCTCCATACCACTCTGAGCAGACTGCTGGGCAG GATCCGTATATTCCTCACTACCTGTCCTACCAAGAGGGCTTGTgtcagaaatactgttttttcaaaTGGATGAGGCTGTGTTTCTGGAGAAGATGGTTTCTGGGAATATTGTCTTCGGTTTCTTTAATGGTTACAGTAATTGTGTTATTCCTGCACTACTCATTCC CTCCAGCTTcctcttttatatatattggTGGAAGTGTAGAAATTCCTAATCTGACTTACACAAATGATCTCAATGAtccaaaatcacagaaattcCTCCTGCAAGCAGAAGCAATCCAAAATTAT tTTGCAGAATCCTATGAGTATTCCACCTTGGGAAAGTACTACTTGAAATCTGTAGTGGCTGCATTCAG TGAAGGAGAGTATGGACTTCGAGCTTACTACTGGAATACATTCTGGGCACCACAAGACATTGTTGATTCTCTTAAAAAGTTAACCTCAttggaacaaaaagaaatcagtagTAAACAATTCCCTCACATGTTCAGTACTTCTGGGGAGGAAGATTTTGATCTTGTTACAATGGAGCTTTTTG tttcagattCCACAGAATATGATGCGATGCTAAAATCag CGGTATCCTTTGACCTGTATGCCAAGCCAGGTAACAACAGATCTCTAACTCTGATGAATCCCAAGAAGTCTTTTTATCAATGGAGGTTGCGAGTTCCTTCTAACTATGTGGTGAGACTGGTAGTTACCACTTTGCATGGTGTCGCTCCAGAGAACTGTGCATCACACCGCTTATCTGCATAtgatttccttcttcctctacAGAACAAGATCATCGCAAG GTGGTGTGGATCTGGAGCCTGGACTCCTCCTGTTATACGTTTAACTTCGTCGAGTAATGTAATGTTGCTTACTTTCTCACGggacaaaagagaagaaaggaacaTACTAAAAGCTCACTTTCAAGCAATCCCTAAAATCA TGTGTGGTGGTCATTATATATCCTGGAATGGAACTCTGAGCTCTCCTTATTACCCGAGTTACTACCCTCCAAATATTGACTGCAGCTGGATCATCCGA GCACCATTGCCAGCCTACAAGCTCTCCTTAAAAATCCTTGTAATACAAATTCAAGAGAAATCGCCAGGGTCCAGTAAATGTGATAAAGATTGGCTAGAAATCGAAGGAGTTAG ATACTGTAAAGATAATTCAGAAGACATCAGAAACAGAGAATATGGCTATTCTGTTGCAATCAACTTCCATTCTGATGAACTGGTCACCCATAAAGGGTTTTATATTGAATACAAAGCTTTCAGTCACACAGACC GTTGTGATCCAGAACAGTTGAACTGTGGTGATGGGAAATGTAAGCATCAGTATAAGATCTGTGAAGGTGATGATAGCTGTGGGGAGGACAGTGATGAGAACAACTGCt CCTACAAAAGTTGCTTCCCTTATACATACAAATGCCTTAATGGTAAATGCTTGTTGAAACCAAATCCTGAGTGTGATGGGAAAAGAGACTGTGCAGATGGATCTGATGAAATGAACTGTG CTTGTGGAAGACACCTGCTTAAGAAAAATAGGATTGTTGGAGGTGAAGATGCAAGATCTGGAAAGTGGCCCTGGCAAGCAAGTTTACAAATGGGAGCACATGGCCATGTTTGTGGTGCATCTGTTATTTCCAAGAGGTGGCTCGTGTCTGCTGCCCATTGCTTCTTGGATTCTGATTCTGTAAG ATACTCAGCTCCTTCAGTGTGGAGAGCATATATGGGCTTACGCACtattaatgaaaaaagcaaTCATGTAGCTATGAGACCAATCAAAAGGATTATTGTTCACCCACAGTATGACCAATCTATCTCAGACTATGATATAGCCCTGTTGGAAATGGAGACGCCTGTATTCTTCAGCGAGCTGGTACAGCCCATTTGTTTACCAAGCACCTCTAGAGTATTTCTTTATGGAGCTGTCTGCTATGTAACTGGCTGGGGagccataaaagaaaata gTCATCTTGCCAGAACACTGCAGGAAGCTAGAGTGAGAATAATTAATCAAAGTATTTGCACCAAGCTCTATGATGATCTCATTACGTCACGGATGCTCTGTGCTGGGAATCTTAATGGTGGCATTGATGCATGCCAG GGAGACTCTGGAGGTCCCTTGGCCTGCACAGGAAAGGGAAATAGATGGTACCTTGCTGGCATTGTGAGCTGGGGTGAAGGATGTGCTCGGCGCAATCGTCCTGGTGTATACACTAAGGTGACAGCACTTTATGACTGGATTCGTCAGAATACAAACTGA